DNA sequence from the Uloborus diversus isolate 005 chromosome 1, Udiv.v.3.1, whole genome shotgun sequence genome:
TTTGCTGATGGTTCATCTTTAAGACACTGTAAATGTCAAGGTTTTGTATTGagtgaaaaattaagttgtaatttttgtaaaaagaaacgtaaatatttgttgacacagagagattttaattagcttcaagaatttagaagcagttttattttgtaactagcggtacccgcacgactttgcccgaaggagaaaattaaaaggtcatttgattagcctgtatatttacaaataatggatgatgaatttctcgccaattggctatgttcattcgctcttccccatgttacgattccacgtcaggataatttcgtaatttactcgtccattttatgataactctgcttcggaaactgtttttaaaatttaaaaataaaaaaagaacaaaatcgaattttcgataaatcgcttcgaggtgcacacccccatgctacaaactaactttgtactaaatttcatgaaaatcggccgaacggtataggcgctgtgcgcatcacagggatccagacagaattccggacagaaatccagacgaAAATCCAGACagactcatttttattattagtagagaaataagagacgcgatgttattgaatacttaagggccattcattaattacgtaaggatgattttggcaatttttgacccccctccccatgtaagggtacgtagtacgtaagaattttcaccccccccccccatttttatgtaagattccattttgtttttcaaaatgataaaataacaaatcttgaatcgttacatcactggaatcgttattaaattcacattattaaattaaaccttttgcgtaaagaaatagttactaaaaagaatctaaactgaatgttttttcgactttttttttatgtaaaattaattagaaataaaacatgccgtacgcaatgcgactcctttattatattttacactataaattctttgtaaaacaaataaaaaaacatcttattctaacacgtttcttaccttccagacgcaaatggaacataatctctgccaaatcacttgaccgcgcaatttctaatgtgaaatatcgacttgaatattatgtaagaatgagtttgaccctccccccaagtaagggtacgtagaggcttttccaaccccctccccctcgggacccttacgtatttaatgaatggacccttatagtctactattttcattgaagtaaggtagttttataataaggtaataaggtaattttatatgcttcaaaaaataaacgaacacccatgtaacaattagcacttattacagaatttgtcttttgcgcaaaaataaatttaatccgaaaaacggggcttttaaactgcgaaatcagcatgcaatcgccgatttaaaacgagtctgattgaggagcataacgtactactcgagtgtagcgccacctggattttcctcagatctgacctcactttttccccgccgatcggcacactactctttctaggcactatagtataAAAAGAGTGAAATTGTTTCGTAATCATTAACCTCAACTTCCATCTCGAGCGAAGTATGAATCATACACGCCCCCCCTGTTTCCGCTGTCACCTGTTGTAGTTTTTGTTATAAAGGTGTCATCAAATTTTATTATGGCTAGAGAATATGATCATTTATTCAAACTTCTCATTATTGGCGACAGCGGTTAGTATTCAGTTTTTGCTTCATAAGACAACATGTTTCCGTACTGTAAACAGTACTCATTCTCAGTTTTTAAGGTATTAAAATAACGATATTTATTCTCGCTGTTCATCATCAATCTGAAatgttatgtattttatttatttataggtgTTGGAAAAAGTAGTCTGTTGCTACGTTTTGCAGACAACACATTTTCAGGTAATAGTTGCTTTTTAAGCAATAAACTTCATTATAACTGGATTCCTGTTGTCTAATCAAAGTCAATCAatttagttttcaattgatattcTTGCAGCCCTGTCAAAAAATATCCCATGcaattaaatttggttttaattaaagcagcaaataataattgttgctttaaatatcattaataattttattccaaattttttaGGTAACTACATAACAACAATTGGTGTGGATTTTAAAATTCGTACTTTAGAAATAGATGGCGAAAAAGTGAAGTTGCAAATTTGGGACACTGCTGGACAAGAAAGATTTAGAACTATCACATCAACGtgagaaattttcttttgaattttgttattaTGATAGATATTAATGAAAGTTATTTCATGTAAACCAAGttattcatcaaaaaattatgtttgtggAACATTTGCTGTTGTATTAATCTGGTCCAAAATTACCTTATTTTAACTCAAAACTGATTCATAATGGTGACTAGTTTCTTTTTCCTGGCACAATTTGTTAAATTCCAGGGTGTTTGACGAtgtaaaaattgcacaaaatttacTCACCAAAACTGCAACTTCTAGTGGTAAATAGTTTTGAAACTCGTCAAAATATAAATTCAAGCAGATTTTCAAGTCTGCCTAGGGTCAGTATAGACCTAAATTTGGCACTGGCTATGCATATATTTTAGATGCATTATAGCACAACTTACCATATTGTGTGACACTGGTACTGGCAATGCTCTTAAAATGCACCTTGTTTTACATTTTGTGTGGTTGAAGTAATGTGgtatctttctttttaatttcttgattGTTGTAATTTTACTCTGCCTCAGACTGACTTATGAATGATTCCTCTTCCAGATATTACAGAGGAACTCATGGCGTTATAGTAGTGTATGATGTAACTAATGGAGAATCTTTTGCTAATGTAAAAAGGTGGCTTCATGAGATAGAACAGAACTGTGATATGGTTCGGAGAATATTAGGTACAGTCTTTGAATATTTGCTTCAATTAATGCCATCTAAgatctattttttcatttattttttggtgtaaaaCCAGAGTATCAAACTCATTCCTAGGAGCCTCatgtctgaaaaaaaatttcacattgtggaaaaaaaattcttagacaCATCACACACTGGATATGCGTCCTCATCCAGACCTtcagtaaaaaaattccaatattTACATTTGTTCAAGTTGAGTTCAcagatataattaaaattaaaaatgaaattaaggatGTTTATAATGCAGCATTaatcaaaaacaatatttttttctgtgtacatttgttttgcaattttttcactgattttttttttttgggggggggggggaaccagaGGATCAACGTCACTCCTATGAGCTTAATGTtcaaaattgtcttaaaaaagtctttgaaaaaaCTGAATGTTGTATACAAGTCACACAACTGATCTTCAGTCAAGAACCTTCTCATGTTCATATTTATTCAAGCTGCATTCagacaaaaatgattaaaaatgacattaaatatgCTTGCAATATGGCATtaacgtatttttattttattgggaGGTGATCCTTCCCAcccatttatttttcacttattgtAGTGATAGAGCAGACTTTAGGATATTTAAACACTCTTTGATAGAATCAATTACTAACTGAACTTTTCATACCCTGTTTTATCTCTCCCTATCTAAAACATCCCTGTCAACAATTTTAAAGTTTGGACAGagataaaaaattatattcctcTTCATATCAATTTTAGCAACTGAATACTACTTCGCCAGAATATGCAGAGTCAATTGGGATGAAAGGACACACAgggtacagggggggggggaaacttgaTTACCTCACtaatgaacatttttgaaactaaactgttggtgaGTGAAGATTAttcggctctcctctgatatgcccccctcttggcgagattttaatttttcgctcgatacgaaaatcgccaataaggcgataacttggcaaccctggttttgcaacttgaacgctggaaagtagtttctcgaagtctgtctttttgcacgtgtgtttgtggtaggaggtaggtgctcatatgttccgctcttagggagattttaagttgaatactctaaaataaagtttcaattcaaactttattttagagtattctttttcttgttgttttttaatgttaatttagttgaattttctattttaattatgagttcggtttgtgatgttgtccaaatgtatcaattgaaatttttgaatgaatcttctttttctttttcgtcaggtcgtccaacgtttggacgtaccggagtcctaaatagattttatatatatatatatattatatttaaatatttttgtaaagtaatgataataaaaaatgggataatttccctaagagcggaacatatgtgcactgcctcacgtgaggaagtaaaagaaaagtaaaaaaggtaagtgaacatattttgaattattgtgtttttagtgtgtttctggtagtttgtattttggtctggttggcatttttgtagcacaaaaatggtgttaatttcacataaaatctgtgactttattgtatactgaacggaggagatctgtgacttatatccgactgtgatgtatattaaaagtcggagggataacggaccgagcggcagcgaggtcctggcgagcccgaggtctcatagtactttcgtaatgagaccgaggcagggccggcgagccgaggtctcattacgaaagtactatgagacctcgggctcgtatcccggagaaacaacggaaaaaaattaatgcattaatttcattaaataattaatgacataatttgaatttttcctgttggcgctaaaaaagcatcgctaagaacgatgtatgacatatgacgtcatacatagttttcttggcgacgcttttttggcgccaacaggaaaaagtcgccaagaggggggtatatcagatttgttccggaTTATTCCTTTCCAGCAAGTCTACAAATGCAAAGTCACTAGTTTCAACTAATTTTACTCGTCAAGTGTAAGGTTACTGAAAAtaatcatttatgttttttttctgttgccCCTTGGAGCACCCAAGGTTTTGGATAATGCAggcattaatcttttttttaggTATAAGAGGCTTCAGGGCCATATTtgaaagtgtggaggcccctaatcagggtttgaaaaaatcatcatattttcgaaaatatccgatacattgatatatatccgaatattttgatatatgtatatatccaatattttggacctgtgaaagttaggatattttgaataaattttactgtggaggcccctttgttgtgtaggccccggggcagttgcccggcctgccctcccctaaatctggccctgagtGGCTTCCGTTTAACTGAGCCCCATTTAGGTGGAAGTTTGACTTTTGCTCGGACACATAAGACAGATAG
Encoded proteins:
- the LOC129223226 gene encoding ras-related protein Rab-35-like; translation: MAREYDHLFKLLIIGDSGVGKSSLLLRFADNTFSGNYITTIGVDFKIRTLEIDGEKVKLQIWDTAGQERFRTITSTYYRGTHGVIVVYDVTNGESFANVKRWLHEIEQNCDMVRRILVGNKNDDPDRKVVLTEDAQRFADQMNIKLFETSAKENINVEEMFNEITKMVLQSKKEHKEKQQGGESTIKLGKVPGKKKRRCC